One genomic segment of Pandoraea sputorum includes these proteins:
- a CDS encoding ABC transporter substrate-binding protein, producing the protein MKIKPWLLALGLGAGLGLSSAGTFAQLPDRPVKVGVLTDMSGTYSAMGGAGSVVAAQMAIDDCLAAECKGMKVELVSADNQNKADVAANKAREWFDRDNVDAIADLTNSAAALAVQKLAMDKQRVVLFSGPATTRLTNEDCSPTGFHWMFDTYSQSAATARAVVGDGGKSWYFITVDYAFGHSLEKDAADIVKTLGGTVVGQSRHPLNASDYASFLLQAQSSKAQVVALANGGQDTVNVLKQAREFGIVQRGQKLAALLVFLSDVHALGLNTAQGLLFTDGFYWDFDDASRTWSDRFQKKYKNLKPTMVQAGVYSSVLHYLRSVAAAKSVDAKVVAQKMRELPIRDPIMHNASIRPDGRVIHDMYLFRVKSPAESKGPWDYYTKVATVPATEAFQPLSKSTCSLVKTNTAAK; encoded by the coding sequence ATGAAGATCAAGCCGTGGCTGCTCGCGCTGGGACTCGGTGCGGGCTTGGGATTGTCGTCAGCCGGAACGTTTGCGCAGTTGCCTGACCGGCCCGTCAAGGTGGGCGTGCTCACCGATATGTCGGGCACGTATTCGGCGATGGGCGGGGCAGGGTCGGTCGTGGCCGCACAAATGGCCATCGACGACTGTCTGGCCGCCGAGTGCAAGGGAATGAAGGTCGAACTGGTGTCGGCCGACAACCAGAACAAGGCCGACGTCGCCGCCAACAAGGCGCGCGAATGGTTCGATCGCGACAACGTCGACGCGATTGCCGATCTGACGAACTCGGCGGCGGCGCTCGCCGTGCAGAAGCTCGCGATGGACAAGCAGCGTGTCGTGCTGTTCTCCGGACCGGCGACTACGCGCCTGACCAACGAAGACTGCTCGCCCACCGGATTCCACTGGATGTTCGACACGTACTCGCAGTCGGCCGCCACCGCCCGCGCCGTGGTCGGCGACGGCGGCAAGTCGTGGTACTTCATCACCGTCGACTACGCCTTCGGGCACTCCCTGGAAAAGGACGCCGCCGATATCGTGAAGACGCTCGGCGGCACGGTCGTGGGCCAGTCGCGACACCCGCTCAACGCGTCCGATTACGCGTCGTTCCTGTTGCAGGCGCAAAGCTCGAAGGCGCAGGTCGTGGCGCTCGCCAACGGTGGACAAGACACCGTCAACGTGCTCAAGCAGGCGCGCGAATTCGGCATCGTGCAGCGTGGCCAGAAACTCGCCGCACTGCTCGTGTTTCTGTCGGACGTGCACGCCCTCGGCCTGAATACGGCGCAAGGGCTGCTGTTTACCGACGGCTTCTATTGGGACTTCGACGACGCCTCGCGCACGTGGTCCGACCGCTTCCAGAAGAAGTACAAGAATCTCAAACCGACGATGGTGCAGGCCGGTGTGTATTCGAGCGTGCTGCATTACCTGCGCTCGGTCGCCGCGGCAAAGAGTGTGGACGCGAAGGTGGTTGCGCAAAAGATGCGTGAATTGCCGATTCGCGATCCGATCATGCACAACGCGTCGATTCGTCCGGACGGACGCGTGATTCACGACATGTATCTGTTCCGCGTGAAGTCGCCCGCCGAGTCCAAAGGCCCGTGGGATTACTACACTAAAGTGGCCACCGTCCCCGCGACGGAAGCCTTCCAGCCGCTGTCGAAGTCGACCTGTTCGCTCGTGAAGACGAACACGGCAGCGAAGTAA
- the mmsB gene encoding 3-hydroxyisobutyrate dehydrogenase, which yields MATETQQGTLRVAFIGLGNMGGPMAANLVKAGHAVRGFDLSGEAVERLAAAGGRAATSIADAVRDAQVVITMLPAGEHVLAAYDGPEGVLANATPDAVLIDSSTVPPEIPRQLAKLARPGTLLLDAPVSGGTAGAAAGTLTFMVGGDAALVERMRPLLGNMGRAIHHGGPLGAGQTLKLCNNMLLGILMAGTSEALRLGIANGLDPKVLSAVMQQSSGRNWTLEVYNPCPGVMENAASSRGYTGGFATDLMAKDLRLAHGAAESSDVATPLGDLARRIFEVHRANGHGGLDFSSIFQDPVTLAQALNVK from the coding sequence ATGGCTACGGAAACTCAACAAGGGACGCTGCGCGTGGCGTTCATCGGCCTGGGCAACATGGGCGGTCCGATGGCGGCGAATCTGGTGAAAGCCGGACACGCCGTGCGCGGCTTCGACCTGTCCGGCGAAGCGGTGGAGCGACTTGCCGCAGCCGGTGGCCGCGCGGCGACATCGATTGCCGATGCGGTGCGCGACGCGCAGGTCGTCATCACCATGTTGCCCGCGGGCGAGCATGTGCTTGCGGCGTACGACGGCCCCGAGGGGGTGCTGGCAAACGCGACACCGGACGCTGTGCTGATCGACAGCAGCACGGTGCCGCCGGAGATTCCGCGTCAACTGGCGAAGCTTGCGCGGCCCGGTACCTTGCTGCTCGATGCACCGGTTTCGGGCGGCACGGCAGGTGCGGCGGCGGGCACGCTGACTTTCATGGTCGGCGGCGACGCGGCGCTTGTAGAGCGCATGCGCCCGCTGCTGGGCAACATGGGACGCGCAATCCACCACGGCGGCCCGCTCGGCGCAGGGCAGACGCTCAAGCTGTGCAACAACATGCTGCTGGGTATTTTGATGGCGGGCACGAGCGAGGCGCTGCGGCTGGGCATTGCGAACGGTCTCGACCCGAAAGTACTCTCGGCGGTGATGCAGCAAAGCTCCGGGCGTAACTGGACGCTGGAGGTTTATAACCCCTGCCCGGGCGTGATGGAGAATGCGGCGTCGTCGCGCGGGTACACCGGCGGTTTCGCGACCGATCTGATGGCGAAGGACTTGCGTCTCGCGCACGGTGCGGCCGAGTCGAGCGACGTGGCGACGCCGCTAGGCGATCTCGCGCGCCGTATCTTCGAAGTGCACCGCGCAAACGGGCACGGCGGGCTCGATTTTTCGAGCATTTTCCAGGACCCGGTCACACTGGCGCAGGCACTGAATGTGAAGTAA
- a CDS encoding CoA-acylating methylmalonate-semialdehyde dehydrogenase, producing the protein MSLPTIPLLIDGKRVESKTSQWRDVVNPATQEVVARVPFATTDELDAAVASAKAAYKGWRNTSQANRMRVMLRFQQLLRDHTGELAELITREHGKTLPDAEGEVGRGLEVVEHACSIASLQLGEYAQNAAGGVDVYTLIEPLGVCAGITAFNFPVMLPCFMFPLAVATGNTFVLKPSEQDPSASLRLAELALEAGLPPGVLNVVHGGPDIANAICDHPDIKAVSFIGSTHVGTHIYRRASEAGKRCQAMMGAKNHCVILPDADREQAINHLLGAAFGAAGQRCMATSVAVLVGEAREWVPELVERARALKVGPGTDRKADVGPLVSKQARARVEKLIGAGAEEGAKLLLDGRGHSVKEAPDGNFVGPTIFDGVTAEMSIYREEIFGPVLCMTGAETLDDAIAFVNANPNGNGVALFTQDGGAARQFQNEIDVGQVGINLPIPVPVAWFSFTGSRASKLGDLGPNGKQAILFWTQTKTVTARWQARGTGPSGVNTTITLK; encoded by the coding sequence ATGTCCCTACCCACCATTCCGTTGCTTATCGATGGCAAGCGTGTTGAATCGAAGACGTCGCAGTGGCGCGACGTCGTGAACCCGGCCACGCAGGAAGTCGTCGCGCGCGTGCCGTTCGCCACGACCGACGAACTCGATGCGGCCGTGGCTTCCGCCAAGGCGGCCTACAAGGGCTGGCGCAACACGTCGCAGGCCAATCGCATGCGCGTGATGCTGCGCTTTCAGCAATTGCTGCGCGATCACACGGGCGAACTTGCCGAACTGATCACGCGCGAGCACGGCAAGACGCTGCCCGACGCCGAAGGCGAAGTCGGGCGCGGTCTCGAAGTCGTGGAGCACGCCTGCTCGATTGCGTCGCTGCAACTCGGCGAGTATGCGCAGAACGCGGCCGGTGGCGTCGACGTCTACACGCTCATCGAGCCGCTGGGGGTGTGTGCGGGCATTACCGCGTTCAACTTCCCGGTGATGCTGCCGTGCTTCATGTTCCCGCTGGCCGTCGCTACGGGGAACACGTTCGTGCTGAAGCCTTCGGAGCAAGATCCGAGCGCGTCGCTGCGCCTTGCCGAACTCGCACTCGAAGCCGGTCTGCCGCCGGGCGTGCTTAACGTCGTGCATGGTGGCCCGGATATCGCGAACGCGATCTGCGATCACCCGGATATCAAGGCCGTGTCGTTCATCGGCTCGACGCATGTCGGCACGCACATCTATCGTCGTGCATCGGAAGCGGGCAAGCGCTGTCAGGCGATGATGGGCGCGAAGAATCACTGCGTGATCCTGCCGGACGCAGATCGCGAGCAAGCCATCAACCATTTGCTCGGCGCGGCCTTCGGGGCGGCGGGGCAGCGTTGCATGGCGACGTCGGTGGCGGTGCTTGTGGGCGAAGCCCGCGAGTGGGTGCCGGAACTGGTCGAGCGCGCCCGTGCGCTCAAGGTTGGACCGGGCACGGATCGTAAGGCTGACGTTGGACCGTTGGTCTCGAAGCAGGCGCGCGCGCGTGTGGAGAAGCTGATCGGCGCGGGGGCGGAAGAGGGCGCGAAGCTGTTGCTCGACGGACGGGGTCACTCGGTCAAGGAAGCGCCGGACGGCAACTTCGTCGGTCCGACCATCTTCGACGGTGTGACGGCTGAGATGTCGATCTACCGCGAGGAAATCTTTGGACCGGTGCTGTGCATGACGGGCGCCGAGACGCTCGACGACGCGATTGCCTTCGTCAACGCGAATCCGAACGGTAATGGCGTGGCACTGTTCACGCAGGATGGCGGTGCGGCGCGTCAGTTCCAGAATGAGATCGATGTCGGTCAGGTCGGCATCAACCTGCCGATCCCGGTGCCGGTCGCATGGTTCAGCTTCACCGGTTCGCGTGCGTCGAAGCTCGGCGATCTCGGCCCGAACGGCAAGCAGGCCATTCTGTTCTGGACGCAAACGAAGACCGTCACGGCACGCTGGCAGGCACGCGGCACCGGCCCGTCGGGTGTGAACACCACGATCACGCTGAAGTAA